One Oryzomonas sagensis DNA segment encodes these proteins:
- a CDS encoding transglutaminaseTgpA domain-containing protein, translating into MVAISSLTAVLSYAIALCGIVPLFPWLTAPPRMALAAGLLAGIWQDRRGVWPLKTWQFNLAVLPVFLYYAFQFSRANPVQPVVSALAIMLAVRLCGGKSVRHHLQIAALSLFCLASSSLFDLSPLFLLYLTLMLVLVAVSLVLLTFHAQDGRMALPRPQLRQVLAVGVAMPLASLPLLLLFFPILPRTQIPLWNIMAAPAARPSGFSDKVEPGASATVAMSRTIAFRAEMSRQPQQQLYWRGTVFNRMEGHRWVRDAAVPPEHLLYQGARIAQVVYPEPGPSRTLFSLDAPAMIALPRARGAADGTFEYPGPITRRLGYRTESITSGILPTAGGINRSFYLRLPTGIPERVKQLAGDIRRRGTDDARRLELLERHFRDNNYRYSMRDLPTGEHALEQFLFEKKQGNCEFFASAFALLLRAAGIPARLVGGYLGGDYNDLGGYYLVSDDMAHVWVEAYLDGRGWLRVDPSSLARNAGEVWGGGKQRSLTARLRLLLDSLDHTWNRTIVTYDFEQQVEIARSAGKRLQKFQAGTTARAALPYLLLSLALVFALIVIGRRPWLFTSRNERLLRRFYRLVERDCGMRIQPGSQGLFETAGQTGNDKVREFAAIYAGAVYRDRKLTPQEAARLRRILADGFVTRT; encoded by the coding sequence ATGGTCGCGATTAGTTCGCTCACAGCCGTTCTCTCCTACGCCATCGCCCTGTGCGGGATCGTGCCGCTCTTCCCCTGGCTGACCGCACCACCGCGCATGGCCCTGGCGGCAGGCTTGCTGGCCGGCATCTGGCAGGACCGCCGGGGCGTCTGGCCCCTCAAAACCTGGCAGTTCAACCTGGCCGTTCTGCCGGTGTTCCTCTACTATGCATTCCAGTTCAGCCGCGCCAACCCGGTCCAGCCGGTGGTGAGCGCGCTGGCCATCATGCTGGCGGTCAGGTTGTGCGGCGGGAAGAGCGTGCGCCACCATCTGCAGATTGCGGCCTTGTCCCTGTTCTGCCTGGCCTCATCCTCCCTGTTCGACCTCAGTCCCCTCTTCCTGCTCTACCTGACCCTCATGCTGGTGCTGGTGGCGGTATCACTGGTTCTCCTCACTTTTCACGCCCAGGACGGCCGCATGGCCCTGCCCCGCCCCCAGCTGCGCCAGGTACTGGCCGTCGGGGTGGCGATGCCGCTGGCCTCGTTGCCGCTCCTGCTGCTCTTCTTTCCGATCCTGCCCCGCACCCAGATCCCTTTGTGGAATATCATGGCCGCCCCGGCAGCCCGCCCCTCCGGTTTCAGCGACAAGGTCGAACCCGGCGCCAGCGCCACCGTAGCGATGTCGCGGACCATAGCCTTCCGGGCCGAGATGTCCCGGCAGCCGCAACAACAACTCTACTGGCGCGGCACGGTCTTCAACCGCATGGAGGGACACCGCTGGGTACGGGATGCGGCCGTGCCGCCGGAACATCTGCTGTACCAAGGGGCGCGCATCGCCCAGGTCGTCTACCCGGAGCCGGGCCCCTCCCGCACCCTCTTCAGCCTGGATGCACCAGCCATGATCGCCCTGCCCAGGGCGCGGGGCGCCGCGGACGGCACCTTCGAGTATCCGGGGCCGATCACCCGGCGCCTGGGCTACCGGACGGAATCAATAACCTCGGGTATCCTGCCGACGGCAGGGGGCATTAACCGCTCTTTCTACCTGAGGTTGCCCACCGGCATCCCGGAGCGGGTAAAACAGTTGGCGGGCGATATCAGGCGCCGGGGGACCGACGACGCCCGCAGGCTGGAACTATTGGAACGGCATTTCCGCGACAACAACTACCGTTACAGCATGCGCGACCTTCCCACCGGCGAACACGCCCTGGAACAGTTCCTGTTTGAAAAGAAACAGGGGAACTGCGAGTTCTTTGCCTCCGCCTTCGCCCTGCTCCTGCGGGCCGCCGGCATCCCGGCGCGGCTGGTGGGCGGTTACCTGGGCGGGGATTACAATGACCTGGGGGGCTACTATCTGGTGAGCGACGACATGGCCCATGTCTGGGTCGAGGCATACCTGGACGGCCGCGGCTGGTTGCGGGTGGACCCCAGCAGCCTGGCCCGCAACGCCGGCGAGGTATGGGGAGGCGGAAAGCAGCGCAGCCTGACGGCGAGGCTGCGCCTGCTCCTTGACTCCCTCGATCATACCTGGAACCGCACCATCGTCACCTACGACTTCGAACAGCAGGTGGAAATCGCCCGCAGCGCCGGCAAGCGCCTGCAAAAATTCCAGGCGGGCACGACGGCCCGGGCCGCCCTCCCCTACCTGCTCCTGTCCCTGGCCCTGGTCTTCGCCCTGATCGTCATTGGCCGCCGCCCGTGGCTGTTCACATCGCGTAACGAGCGGCTGTTGCGGCGTTTCTACCGTTTGGTCGAGCGCGATTGCGGCATGCGGATTCAACCGGGTAGCCAGGGACTCTTCGAAACCGCCGGGCAGACCGGCAACGACAAGGTGCGGGAATTCGCGGCCATCTATGCCGGAGCCGTGTACCGGGACCGGAAGCTTACCCCACAGGAGGCGGCGCGACTGCGCCGGATTCTGGCAGACGGTTTTGTTACAAGAACATGA
- a CDS encoding DUF58 domain-containing protein — MGFSAVNTGNNLLFLVVSGLLAFMSVTGYAGMRNIKGLVPEIVPPAEIFAETAAPFRLRIHNTKRHSTSFLIRLECPGGQGITFPLIGCGTSAEGSVPLTFPHRGHAAIDRITISSAFPVNFFTRYWTFATACRFIVFPRLQAGVTVGDGDEAQRQGSNSRQDRGLDGELERIATYSGREPLRMIHWKLSARSEELLVKEFGRQTAAPLVIDLDSLPGQGVEQRISRAAWLVRRWVGLRPVGLRCNGKVIPAEIGRHHGMKLLAELALYGRD; from the coding sequence TTGGGCTTCTCGGCCGTCAACACCGGCAACAACCTGCTCTTTCTGGTGGTTTCGGGGCTGCTGGCGTTCATGTCGGTCACCGGGTATGCCGGCATGCGCAACATCAAGGGACTCGTCCCCGAAATAGTCCCGCCGGCCGAGATCTTCGCCGAAACCGCCGCCCCCTTCCGCCTGCGCATCCACAACACCAAACGGCACAGCACCTCCTTCCTGATCCGCCTGGAATGCCCCGGCGGCCAAGGGATTACCTTCCCCCTGATCGGCTGCGGCACATCGGCCGAGGGGAGCGTACCGCTCACGTTCCCCCACCGGGGACACGCCGCCATCGACCGGATCACCATAAGCTCCGCCTTTCCGGTGAACTTCTTCACCCGCTACTGGACATTCGCAACGGCTTGCCGTTTTATCGTCTTTCCCCGGCTGCAGGCCGGCGTGACGGTCGGCGACGGCGACGAGGCGCAACGCCAGGGCAGCAACTCCCGGCAGGATCGGGGCCTGGACGGCGAACTGGAACGGATCGCGACCTACTCCGGCCGTGAGCCGTTGCGGATGATTCACTGGAAACTCTCCGCCCGCAGCGAGGAGTTGCTGGTCAAGGAGTTCGGCCGGCAGACGGCGGCGCCCCTGGTCATCGATCTCGACTCCTTGCCGGGGCAGGGAGTGGAGCAGCGCATCTCCCGCGCGGCCTGGCTGGTCAGGCGCTGGGTAGGGCTGCGGCCGGTCGGGCTCAGGTGCAACGGAAAGGTCATCCCGGCCGAAATCGGCCGGCACCACGGCATGAAACTGCTGGCGGAGCTTGCCCTCTATGGTCGCGATTAG
- a CDS encoding AAA family ATPase codes for MTTMLDTLSRDYLHGKEEVLRLSMVALLTGGHILIEDLPGLGKTTIALALAGISGLSFGRVQCTSDLLPSDITGLSVFNREEGHFAFLPGPIFNNIVLLDEINRAMPRTQSAMLEAMEERRVTVEGTTHHLPDPFMVFATQNPSDQSGTFPLPESQLDRFLICTGIGYPPEHLEKGIIAGGGIRERIGGMTPVASTADILAARRCVETGIYLSDKVVGYIYALVAATRSHGMIQTGLSTRAAISLAQAARAAAFLEGRDYVAPDDVKGIAVPVCAHRLVMRPDQETVDRGELLRALIAAIALPLA; via the coding sequence ATGACAACCATGCTCGACACCTTGAGCCGTGATTATCTCCACGGCAAGGAAGAGGTGTTGCGCCTTTCCATGGTCGCCCTCCTGACCGGCGGGCATATCCTGATCGAGGACCTGCCCGGCCTGGGCAAGACGACCATCGCCCTGGCCCTGGCCGGTATTAGCGGCCTCTCCTTCGGCAGGGTGCAGTGCACCAGCGACCTGCTCCCTTCGGACATCACCGGCCTGTCGGTATTCAACCGGGAAGAAGGGCATTTCGCCTTCCTGCCGGGGCCGATCTTCAACAACATCGTCCTCCTCGACGAGATCAACCGTGCCATGCCGCGCACCCAGAGCGCCATGCTGGAGGCCATGGAAGAACGGCGGGTGACGGTAGAGGGAACGACACACCACCTGCCCGACCCCTTCATGGTGTTCGCCACCCAGAACCCCTCCGACCAGAGCGGCACGTTCCCCTTGCCCGAATCCCAACTCGACCGTTTCCTGATCTGCACCGGCATCGGCTACCCCCCGGAACACCTGGAAAAGGGCATCATCGCCGGAGGCGGCATCCGCGAGCGGATCGGCGGCATGACGCCGGTCGCCTCGACTGCCGACATCCTGGCCGCGCGCCGGTGCGTCGAAACCGGCATCTACCTCTCGGACAAGGTGGTCGGCTATATCTACGCCCTGGTGGCGGCCACCCGCAGCCACGGCATGATCCAGACCGGCCTCTCCACCCGGGCCGCCATCAGCCTTGCCCAGGCTGCCCGTGCGGCAGCTTTTCTGGAGGGGCGCGATTACGTGGCGCCGGACGACGTCAAGGGGATTGCAGTCCCGGTCTGCGCTCACCGCCTGGTCATGCGGCCCGATCAGGAAACCGTCGACAGGGGAGAATTGCTACGGGCACTCATCGCCGCCATAGCGCTTCCTTTGGCCTGA
- a CDS encoding methyl-accepting chemotaxis protein, translated as MLRKKLAFKVLAILGISLGCGLAAMMAISIWQQTNSTMKLQLKNTRNLAAIFIRDIDDYMMKGDSKEVNKYIRENKEKKLFLDLKIYDEHAKESETKDGAVQPAIAKALELGKTIEFKTEENGVKALNLAIPFENEQRCKQCHDAAPKFLGGMLLKTSIQEGYDSAKETSITLFLTSVLFFFVLLGTIFLFLRAAIIKHILAFSQKVDELSSGAGDLTTVIQVSSDDEIGHLAVGINRLISKIHDIMTQIAQNAAALSTSADQLLTTSQTMTAGIDDAVSQTDTVATASEEMAATSSNIATNCTAAAEESDRANDSATAGAEVVSRTIDVMARIADKVRESATTIESLGSRSDQIGEIVGTIEDIADQTNLLALNAAIEAARAGEQGRGFAVVADEVRALAERTTKATHEIGKMIKAIQSETKSAVATMEEGVKEVEAGTEEAASSGEAIFEIIEQIRAVVTQVNQIATAAEQQTATTSEISCNIQRVTNVVQGAADGAQQSAAAANQLADLAHDLKRLVGQFKLS; from the coding sequence ATGCTCAGAAAAAAACTGGCTTTCAAGGTATTGGCAATCCTTGGGATTTCACTCGGCTGCGGCTTGGCAGCCATGATGGCGATTTCGATCTGGCAGCAAACCAACTCGACCATGAAGTTGCAGTTGAAGAATACGCGGAACCTGGCGGCGATATTCATTAGAGACATCGACGACTACATGATGAAGGGCGACTCGAAAGAGGTCAACAAGTACATCCGTGAAAATAAAGAGAAGAAGCTGTTTCTCGACCTCAAGATCTACGACGAGCACGCCAAGGAGTCTGAAACCAAAGACGGTGCGGTGCAGCCCGCCATTGCAAAAGCGCTTGAACTCGGCAAAACCATCGAGTTCAAAACCGAAGAAAACGGCGTAAAAGCGCTCAACCTCGCCATCCCCTTCGAGAACGAGCAACGCTGCAAACAGTGCCATGACGCCGCCCCCAAATTTCTGGGGGGAATGCTCCTGAAAACCTCCATCCAGGAGGGATACGACAGCGCCAAAGAGACGTCCATAACCCTTTTCCTGACCAGCGTTCTGTTCTTTTTCGTCCTGCTCGGAACGATCTTCCTCTTCCTGAGAGCGGCAATCATCAAACATATCCTGGCATTTTCCCAAAAGGTCGACGAGTTGTCCAGCGGCGCCGGCGACCTGACCACGGTCATCCAGGTGTCGTCCGACGATGAGATCGGCCATCTTGCCGTTGGGATCAACAGACTCATTTCCAAGATCCACGACATCATGACCCAGATCGCCCAGAACGCAGCGGCGCTGTCGACCTCCGCGGACCAGTTGCTCACCACCTCCCAGACAATGACCGCGGGCATCGACGATGCGGTCAGCCAGACGGACACGGTGGCCACCGCCAGCGAGGAAATGGCGGCAACTTCGAGCAATATCGCCACGAACTGCACCGCAGCGGCGGAGGAATCCGACAGGGCGAACGATTCCGCTACCGCCGGGGCCGAAGTGGTGTCAAGAACCATTGATGTCATGGCCCGCATCGCCGACAAGGTGCGGGAATCGGCGACGACCATCGAATCGTTGGGCAGCAGATCGGACCAGATTGGGGAGATCGTCGGCACCATCGAGGACATCGCCGACCAAACCAACCTCCTGGCGCTGAACGCCGCCATCGAAGCGGCCCGGGCCGGGGAACAGGGACGCGGTTTCGCCGTTGTCGCCGATGAGGTCCGCGCCCTGGCGGAGCGGACCACCAAGGCCACCCACGAGATCGGCAAAATGATCAAGGCGATTCAAAGCGAGACCAAGAGTGCGGTCGCCACCATGGAAGAAGGCGTTAAAGAAGTGGAGGCCGGAACCGAAGAGGCCGCCAGTTCGGGAGAGGCGATCTTTGAAATCATCGAACAGATCCGCGCCGTCGTGACTCAGGTCAACCAGATCGCTACCGCCGCCGAGCAGCAGACGGCAACCACCAGTGAGATCAGCTGCAATATCCAGCGGGTCACCAACGTCGTCCAGGGGGCGGCGGACGGGGCGCAGCAATCAGCCGCCGCAGCCAACCAACTGGCGGATCTTGCCCACGACCTGAAACGGCTCGTGGGACAGTTCAAGCTTTCGTAG
- a CDS encoding OmpW family outer membrane protein, with amino-acid sequence MDITTGNHIRGVKLQKKFLAVATLACVAIVKAAVCCAGEEKDGFSLGYGILRPVATDTTGKSPGLLTAKYGFSLLKNVTPYIGTGVAYALPQDATATDAPTKLKTGVAGQAGVSFNLSGNSSLVIDYKYLHFTNDPPTSDRSTPPQSLGIGVHIKF; translated from the coding sequence ATGGACATTACAACAGGTAACCACATACGAGGCGTAAAGCTTCAAAAGAAGTTCCTGGCGGTGGCAACCCTAGCCTGTGTTGCCATCGTGAAAGCTGCCGTTTGCTGCGCCGGCGAAGAGAAGGACGGTTTTTCGTTGGGATACGGCATCTTGCGGCCTGTTGCCACCGATACGACCGGCAAGAGCCCCGGTCTGCTGACCGCCAAATACGGCTTCAGTTTGCTGAAAAATGTCACCCCGTACATCGGAACCGGCGTGGCCTATGCCCTCCCCCAGGATGCAACCGCCACGGACGCTCCCACAAAACTGAAAACAGGCGTGGCAGGCCAGGCCGGCGTCAGTTTCAACCTGAGCGGCAATTCGTCGCTCGTCATTGACTACAAATATCTGCACTTCACCAATGATCCCCCCACGAGCGACAGAAGCACGCCTCCCCAATCACTGGGCATCGGCGTGCACATCAAGTTCTGA